One genomic window of Acidobacteriota bacterium includes the following:
- a CDS encoding pyridoxal phosphate-dependent aminotransferase, with translation MFSSRLSFDLTPNRLSAALTRLRGVHIDIDDLTESNPTAVGLVYPPRLLDALSTPASLSYHPQPFGRPAARQAVVDDCRRRGFAVSRDRVVLTASTSEAYALLFKLLCDPGDEVLVPVPSYPLFQYLASLDAVQVRPYALDFHGRWAYDVDAIKQATTPRTRAVVIVSPNTPTGSYLSRYDLGPLAAHCRAHDIAIIGDEVFAEYVLDVELPRVSSVLAQREALTFSLGGLSKSLGLPQLKLGWMVVNGPDALVKASLERLELICDTYLSVSTPVQEALPTLLVEGATIRSQIRDRVTRNYRSVMTLSAARPAVGVLASEGGWYAVMQVPAMQSEESLVLRILEHDHVLVHPGYFFDFPREAFLIVSLLPPPDVFDRAIARVLARVEASE, from the coding sequence GTGTTCTCCTCCAGACTCTCCTTTGATCTCACCCCCAACCGCCTGTCGGCGGCGCTCACGCGTCTGCGTGGTGTACACATCGACATCGACGACCTGACGGAATCCAATCCCACTGCGGTCGGACTGGTCTACCCGCCGCGGCTGCTCGACGCCCTCTCGACGCCTGCGTCGCTCAGCTATCACCCCCAGCCATTCGGCCGGCCTGCGGCCCGGCAAGCGGTGGTGGACGATTGTCGCCGGCGCGGGTTTGCCGTGTCGCGCGATCGCGTGGTGCTGACGGCCAGCACCAGCGAAGCCTACGCGCTGCTGTTCAAGCTGCTCTGCGATCCCGGAGACGAAGTGCTGGTGCCGGTGCCGAGCTACCCGCTGTTCCAGTACCTCGCATCGCTCGATGCCGTCCAGGTGCGACCGTACGCCCTGGACTTTCACGGGCGTTGGGCCTATGACGTTGATGCCATCAAGCAGGCCACCACGCCGCGCACCCGCGCCGTCGTCATCGTGAGTCCCAACACCCCCACGGGCTCCTACTTGTCGCGCTACGACCTGGGGCCGTTGGCGGCGCACTGCCGGGCGCACGACATCGCCATCATTGGTGACGAGGTGTTCGCGGAGTACGTGCTGGACGTCGAGCTGCCACGCGTCTCGTCGGTGCTGGCCCAGCGCGAGGCGCTGACATTCAGCCTCGGTGGATTATCGAAGTCGCTGGGCCTGCCGCAGTTGAAACTCGGCTGGATGGTCGTCAACGGCCCGGACGCCCTGGTGAAGGCCTCGCTCGAGCGCCTGGAGCTCATCTGCGATACCTACCTGTCGGTCTCAACGCCCGTCCAGGAGGCCCTCCCGACACTGCTTGTCGAAGGAGCGACGATTCGGTCGCAGATTCGCGATCGGGTCACGCGCAACTACCGGAGCGTGATGACGCTCTCTGCCGCCAGGCCCGCGGTCGGCGTGTTGGCGTCAGAGGGCGGGTGGTATGCCGTGATGCAGGTGCCGGCGATGCAGTCCGAAGAATCGCTCGTGCTGCGCATCCTCGAACACGATCACGTCCTGGTCCATCCCGGGTACTTCTTTGATTTCCCGCGGGAGGCCTTCCTCATCGTCAGCCTGCTGCCGCCGCCCGACGTGTTCGACCGCGCGATCGCCAGGGTGCTCGCGCGGGTGGAGGCCAGCGAGTGA
- a CDS encoding sodium:solute symporter, with the protein MSAIDWAIIAAYLIWIVYDGLKRTRSADQVEGYFLANRSLPWWAAGLSVMATQMSAITLVGTTGQAYADGMRFVQFYFGLPIAMIILSVTIVPFFYRAHVYTAYEYLERRFDAKTRALASLLFLASRSMSTGVIISAPAVILSIVLGWNLYLTVLAIGVPTALYTMFGGVQAVAWTDVKQMVVVVAGVLAAVLALIIGLPHDVSLGEAMHIAGAVGRLRTIDFSFTLHEQYTFWSGTIAGLFLMLSYFGCDQSQVQRYLTAKSVDQARSSLMISAYVKIPLQALILMVGVLVFVFYLFTQPPMLFNPVFKAKVAASPRAAEYAHLDQEFTAAFDRRRQTAIALATAQRSGDQMVAAGARVAFRASEVRVKLIRSRAATLVKEVTGDANYNDVNYVFPTFVTTKLPVGLVGLIIAAIFAAAMSASAGEMNALATSTIIDVYRRHIKKTASDAHYLFMSKLATGFWGLVACSVAIYAANLGSLIEVVNRFGSFFYGSLLGVFILAIGIKRATSRGAFWGLLAGMAAVAMVATFTTIAFLWHNVVGAVVVVVVGMLISLTERRVVVQ; encoded by the coding sequence ATGAGCGCCATCGACTGGGCCATCATCGCCGCCTACCTCATCTGGATCGTCTACGACGGCCTGAAGCGGACGCGATCGGCGGATCAGGTCGAAGGCTACTTCCTGGCCAACCGCAGCCTGCCGTGGTGGGCTGCCGGGCTGTCGGTGATGGCCACGCAAATGAGTGCCATCACCCTGGTCGGGACGACGGGCCAGGCGTACGCCGACGGGATGCGCTTCGTGCAGTTCTACTTCGGGCTGCCGATTGCGATGATCATCCTGTCGGTCACCATCGTGCCGTTCTTCTATCGCGCGCACGTCTACACGGCTTACGAATATCTCGAGCGGCGCTTCGACGCGAAGACACGCGCCCTGGCAAGCCTGCTGTTCCTGGCGTCGCGCAGCATGTCCACCGGCGTGATCATCTCAGCGCCCGCGGTTATCCTCTCAATCGTGCTCGGATGGAACCTGTACCTGACGGTGCTGGCCATCGGCGTACCGACCGCCCTCTACACCATGTTCGGCGGCGTGCAGGCCGTGGCGTGGACCGACGTCAAGCAGATGGTGGTGGTGGTCGCCGGCGTGCTGGCGGCCGTCCTCGCCCTCATCATCGGGCTGCCGCACGACGTCTCGCTTGGCGAAGCCATGCATATCGCCGGCGCGGTGGGCCGGCTGCGCACCATCGATTTCTCGTTCACGCTCCACGAGCAGTACACGTTCTGGTCGGGCACGATTGCCGGCTTGTTCCTGATGCTCTCGTATTTCGGGTGCGACCAGAGCCAGGTGCAGCGGTACCTGACGGCCAAGTCGGTCGACCAGGCGCGCAGTTCACTGATGATCAGCGCGTACGTCAAGATTCCGCTGCAGGCGCTGATCCTGATGGTGGGCGTGCTGGTGTTCGTGTTCTACCTGTTCACCCAGCCACCGATGCTGTTCAATCCCGTCTTCAAGGCGAAGGTTGCCGCCAGTCCCCGTGCCGCCGAGTACGCGCACCTCGACCAGGAATTCACGGCCGCCTTCGATCGGCGCCGGCAGACCGCCATTGCGCTCGCGACAGCACAGCGGAGCGGCGACCAGATGGTCGCAGCGGGTGCACGCGTGGCGTTCCGGGCATCGGAGGTGCGGGTCAAGTTGATCCGGTCGAGGGCGGCGACACTGGTCAAGGAGGTGACGGGGGACGCCAATTACAACGACGTCAACTACGTCTTCCCCACCTTCGTCACCACGAAATTGCCAGTCGGGCTGGTCGGGCTCATCATTGCAGCGATCTTCGCGGCGGCCATGTCGGCGAGCGCCGGCGAGATGAATGCGTTGGCGACCTCCACGATCATCGACGTCTATCGCCGACACATCAAGAAGACCGCCAGCGACGCGCATTACCTGTTCATGTCAAAACTGGCGACGGGATTCTGGGGCCTGGTGGCCTGCTCGGTGGCGATCTACGCGGCGAACCTGGGATCGCTCATCGAAGTGGTCAACCGGTTCGGGTCGTTTTTCTACGGCTCGCTGCTCGGCGTGTTCATTCTGGCGATCGGGATCAAGCGGGCCACCAGTCGCGGCGCCTTCTGGGGCCTGCTCGCCGGCATGGCCGCCGTCGCGATGGTCGCGACATTCACCACGATCGCCTTCCTCTGGCACAACGTGGTCGGCGCCGTCGTGGTGGTCGTCGTGGGGATGCTGATCAGCTTGACCGAACGGCGCGTCGTTGTACAGTAG
- a CDS encoding M23 family metallopeptidase, producing the protein MKVPRLLVLALVSSALMLAGAAGCAKETGPPRGLAAAADILLSPDTEEIADSVPQATTLAKLFRTYLPPDRAEAAVRLVSLQFNPRKLRANQRFTLTRTLDGWLRGFDYEIDLDRRLRVAPATPEAPRELVADIVEYKRQEATAAIAGRIDKQTPSLFEAMHAVGETDDLSIELAAIFSGEVDFNSGIQPGDQFRVAVHKVTRETGTASYGAVFAAEFVNEGRHLKAFRFTHPDGTVGYYDENGRSLKRFMLWSPLKFEPRVTSGFSYNRMHPVLNIARAHLGVDFAAPIGAPVVSVANGVVTQAGFSGEAGRLVAVRHSSGYETMYLHLSSIAVRAGQHVSQGDLVGRVGASGLATGPHLDYRIRKNGAYVNPLVERRRMPPGEPIAPALLVAFQAERDRQAALLPAEASSAVPGAATLHRGQDAGRAGARRSQEYVRHAARASVTVSATVRPPASAR; encoded by the coding sequence GTGAAAGTCCCCCGTCTTCTGGTGTTGGCGCTGGTCTCCAGTGCACTTATGCTGGCCGGTGCGGCCGGGTGCGCGAAGGAGACCGGCCCGCCCAGAGGCCTGGCGGCCGCGGCTGACATCCTTTTGTCCCCCGATACTGAGGAGATCGCCGACAGCGTTCCGCAGGCGACGACGCTGGCGAAATTGTTCAGGACATACCTGCCGCCCGACCGCGCCGAAGCCGCAGTCCGATTGGTATCGCTGCAGTTCAATCCGCGCAAGCTCCGGGCGAACCAGCGATTCACGCTGACGCGGACCCTCGACGGATGGCTGCGGGGGTTCGACTACGAGATCGATCTGGATCGCCGCCTGCGTGTGGCGCCAGCCACACCGGAAGCCCCACGAGAACTGGTGGCCGACATCGTCGAGTACAAACGGCAGGAGGCGACTGCCGCCATTGCCGGCCGGATCGACAAACAGACGCCATCGCTGTTTGAGGCGATGCACGCGGTCGGCGAGACCGATGACCTGTCGATCGAACTGGCGGCTATCTTCTCCGGAGAAGTGGATTTCAACAGCGGCATCCAACCTGGCGACCAATTCCGCGTCGCCGTTCACAAAGTGACGCGCGAGACCGGGACCGCGTCGTACGGGGCCGTGTTTGCGGCGGAATTCGTCAACGAAGGGCGCCATCTCAAGGCGTTCCGATTCACGCACCCTGACGGTACGGTGGGGTACTACGACGAGAACGGCCGGTCGCTGAAGCGATTCATGCTGTGGTCGCCGCTCAAGTTCGAGCCGCGGGTCACCTCCGGGTTCTCGTACAACCGGATGCACCCCGTGCTCAATATTGCGCGGGCGCACCTCGGGGTCGACTTCGCGGCTCCTATCGGTGCGCCGGTCGTATCGGTGGCCAATGGCGTCGTGACGCAGGCGGGGTTCTCCGGCGAGGCCGGACGTCTCGTCGCGGTTCGCCACAGCAGCGGGTACGAGACGATGTACCTGCACTTGTCGTCGATTGCTGTACGCGCGGGCCAACACGTGAGCCAGGGCGACCTGGTCGGGAGGGTCGGCGCGTCGGGGCTGGCGACGGGGCCCCATCTGGACTACCGGATTCGGAAGAACGGCGCCTACGTGAATCCGCTGGTCGAACGCCGTCGCATGCCGCCCGGCGAACCCATTGCCCCTGCGCTGCTGGTCGCGTTTCAGGCCGAACGTGACCGGCAGGCGGCGCTCCTGCCGGCTGAGGCGTCGTCCGCCGTGCCTGGGGCCGCCACGCTCCACCGTGGCCAGGACGCGGGCCGGGCTGGAGCCCGGCGTTCCCAGGAATACGTCCGCCACGCGGCTCGGGCCTCAGTCACCGTCTCCGCAACAGTCCGCCCACCAGCCTCGGCGCGGTAG
- the argH gene encoding argininosuccinate lyase, which yields MTFAPEYVSCVLNENFEDAKSLFLEPMMAMHYAHLVMLASCGIISSADAHAIRVALDHVSIDQIKRTCYDGTCEDLFYHVEHLLTASCGPGVAGRLHTARSRNDIDMTLYRMRQRQYVLATLDASFGLRSALLDVADRHRHTILALHTHTQPAQPSTVAHYLLAMIEQLERDATRLKAAHETTNRCPLGACAITGTAFPIDRQLTSDLLGFSAPTGNTYGSIATADYLLENVTTTAVLVAGLGRFVQDMLLWCTAEFAYLRLGDGFVQGSSIMPQKRNPVALEHARAICSKALGQANAIVTCIHNTPFGDIVDTEDDLQPLVDQTFHDAGRAITLVSAAIASAGFDAARLEARAGAGWITISELADTLVREHGLAFDTAHAIAGRVVKGRDEDPSALISAIVATASQELLGTPLVYTEACLALLLSPRHFVDVRTTPGGPAPAETTRALAASRSALEADRQWVSQARSRLIAASATLRERSAQL from the coding sequence ATGACGTTCGCACCGGAATACGTCTCGTGCGTCCTGAACGAGAACTTCGAGGACGCCAAGTCGCTCTTCCTCGAGCCGATGATGGCGATGCACTATGCGCATCTGGTCATGCTGGCCAGTTGCGGCATCATCTCGAGCGCCGATGCGCACGCCATCCGGGTCGCCCTCGACCATGTGTCCATCGATCAGATCAAACGGACCTGCTACGACGGGACCTGCGAGGACCTCTTCTACCACGTTGAGCACCTGCTGACCGCGTCGTGCGGACCTGGCGTCGCCGGTCGCCTCCACACGGCCCGCAGCCGCAACGATATCGACATGACGTTGTACCGGATGCGCCAGCGGCAGTACGTGCTGGCCACGCTGGACGCATCGTTCGGGCTTCGATCGGCGCTTCTCGACGTAGCCGACCGCCACCGGCACACCATCCTGGCGTTGCATACCCACACGCAGCCGGCGCAACCGTCGACGGTGGCGCACTACCTGCTCGCGATGATTGAGCAACTGGAACGGGACGCCACAAGGCTCAAGGCGGCGCACGAGACGACCAATCGCTGCCCGCTCGGGGCCTGCGCGATCACCGGCACGGCGTTCCCCATCGACCGGCAGTTGACCAGCGACCTGCTGGGCTTCTCGGCGCCGACCGGCAACACCTACGGCAGCATCGCGACGGCCGACTACCTGCTCGAAAACGTGACGACGACGGCTGTGCTGGTGGCGGGCCTCGGGCGGTTTGTGCAGGACATGCTCTTGTGGTGTACGGCCGAGTTCGCTTACCTGCGTCTCGGTGACGGCTTCGTACAGGGCAGCAGCATCATGCCGCAGAAGCGCAACCCGGTGGCTCTCGAGCACGCCAGGGCCATCTGCAGCAAGGCGCTCGGCCAGGCCAACGCCATCGTGACCTGCATCCACAACACGCCGTTTGGCGACATTGTCGACACCGAGGACGACCTGCAGCCGCTGGTCGATCAGACGTTTCACGACGCGGGCCGGGCCATCACGCTTGTCTCCGCGGCGATCGCCAGCGCCGGGTTCGATGCCGCACGCCTCGAGGCAAGGGCCGGCGCCGGGTGGATCACGATTAGTGAGCTGGCCGACACCCTCGTGCGCGAGCACGGCCTGGCGTTCGACACCGCGCACGCGATTGCCGGTCGTGTCGTGAAGGGCCGCGACGAGGACCCGTCGGCCCTCATCAGCGCCATTGTCGCCACCGCGTCGCAGGAGCTACTGGGCACGCCGCTCGTCTACACCGAGGCATGCCTGGCCCTGCTCCTGTCTCCCAGGCACTTTGTCGACGTCCGCACCACCCCGGGCGGGCCGGCCCCCGCCGAAACCACCAGGGCGCTGGCCGCATCACGATCCGCGCTGGAGGCCGACCGGCAGTGGGTGAGCCAGGCCCGGTCGCGCCTGATCGCGGCTAGTGCCACCTTGCGCGAGCGGAGCGCCCAACTATGA
- a CDS encoding DUF1015 family protein, with amino-acid sequence MAVIRPFRALRPEPSLASRIAAVPYDVVNTEEARALAAGNDLSFLHVSRAEIDLPPDTNPYADIVYRIAAGQFARMRPHMVEENVPAVYFYRLRMGAHTQTGVAACYSVDEYDADLVKKHERTRRDKEDDRTRHITELRAQTGPVFLTYRASAAVDAVAARVATIAPLYDLVAPDGISHTVWKVIGADLAQVVAAFGALPAVYIADGHHRAASAARARKAIAREIGRDGVVEADWFLAVSFPDNQTQILPYNRTVKDLAGLTPDAFLQAVKARFTVRDGGPSTPAKKGDVAMHLAGTWFTLDVGARAGADVISRLDVSILQDHLLDPVLKIADVRTDKRIDFVGGIRGTAELEKLVATGKAAVAFSLFPVSVTDLMGIADAGEIMPPKSTWFEPKLRDGLLIHAI; translated from the coding sequence ATGGCTGTCATCCGTCCCTTTCGAGCCTTGAGGCCCGAGCCGTCGCTCGCCTCACGCATCGCGGCCGTGCCGTACGATGTGGTCAACACCGAAGAAGCGCGCGCGCTCGCCGCGGGCAATGACCTCAGTTTCCTGCACGTGTCCCGCGCAGAAATCGATCTCCCACCCGACACGAACCCGTACGCGGACATCGTGTATCGGATCGCCGCCGGGCAGTTCGCACGAATGCGGCCGCACATGGTCGAGGAGAACGTGCCGGCCGTGTATTTCTACCGGCTGCGCATGGGTGCCCATACGCAGACCGGCGTGGCGGCGTGCTACTCGGTCGATGAGTACGACGCCGATCTCGTCAAGAAGCACGAGCGGACGAGGCGCGACAAGGAAGACGATCGCACGCGCCATATCACCGAGTTGCGCGCGCAGACTGGACCTGTCTTCCTGACCTACAGGGCGTCAGCCGCAGTCGACGCCGTCGCCGCGCGCGTCGCCACGATCGCGCCGCTCTACGACCTGGTGGCGCCCGATGGCATCAGCCACACCGTCTGGAAGGTGATAGGTGCCGACCTGGCCCAGGTCGTCGCGGCGTTTGGTGCATTGCCGGCCGTGTACATCGCCGACGGGCATCATCGGGCCGCCAGCGCGGCACGGGCGCGAAAGGCGATCGCGCGGGAGATTGGCAGGGATGGTGTCGTCGAAGCCGACTGGTTCCTCGCGGTGTCGTTTCCCGACAACCAGACGCAGATTCTTCCGTACAACCGCACCGTCAAGGACCTCGCTGGCCTCACACCCGACGCGTTTCTCCAGGCCGTCAAGGCCAGGTTTACGGTGCGCGACGGCGGACCTTCGACACCCGCGAAGAAGGGTGATGTGGCGATGCACCTGGCCGGCACGTGGTTCACGCTCGACGTCGGCGCGCGCGCCGGTGCCGATGTGATCAGCCGCCTCGATGTCAGCATCCTCCAGGATCACCTGCTCGACCCGGTACTCAAGATTGCCGACGTGCGAACCGACAAACGCATCGATTTTGTCGGCGGCATTCGTGGCACCGCCGAACTCGAGAAGCTGGTGGCTACCGGCAAGGCGGCCGTGGCGTTTTCGCTGTTCCCGGTGAGCGTCACCGATCTGATGGGGATTGCCGATGCGGGCGAGATCATGCCGCCCAAGTCGACCTGGTTTGAGCCGAAGCTGCGGGACGGGTTGCTTATTCACGCGATCTAG
- the malQ gene encoding 4-alpha-glucanotransferase → MTRGGTRTGRQAGLLLPLFSCPSTRSWGIGEFADLPVVAAWMRDAGLRLLQLLPLNEMAPGQSSPYSATSVMALDPIFITVPAVPDFQALGGEPTLDAASRDLLADARAARGVDYDRVREIKFGALRASFERFLVEEWARDSARAADLRRFADQQRWWLDDYALFRALHDMAGGRKWQEWPDGVRDRNPEALVRARHELDQEVLFRQYLQWIAHGQWQDARSAARAIRVFGDFPFGVAADSADVWAHQELFSFEGTIGAPPDAFSDEGQNWRLPVYRWDMMAARQYEWFTRRARRVADLFDGYRVDHVVGLFRTWMFPLGDRPPRFIPSDQADQLVQGQAVLRALMACGAEVVAEDLGTIPDFVRAALRSLNIPGYRVLRWEREWDAPGQLFRNPRDYPACSLATSGTHDTDTLAVWWNLLDVDERTAALTAIGATTTDPGIVFGPEVRDQLLEALYASGSDLLVLPIQDVFGWTDRINVPAVIDDINWTWKLPWAVDDFGAHPEATARCAALKGWSIRYARVP, encoded by the coding sequence GTGACGCGTGGCGGAACCCGGACGGGACGCCAGGCTGGTTTGCTGCTGCCGCTCTTCTCGTGTCCATCAACACGCAGTTGGGGAATCGGCGAGTTTGCTGATCTTCCGGTTGTGGCCGCCTGGATGCGCGATGCGGGGCTGCGACTCCTGCAACTGCTGCCGCTCAACGAAATGGCTCCCGGCCAGAGTTCGCCGTATTCGGCCACGAGCGTGATGGCACTCGATCCCATTTTCATTACGGTTCCCGCTGTGCCCGACTTCCAGGCGCTCGGCGGCGAGCCGACGCTTGATGCCGCGTCACGCGACCTGCTCGCCGACGCACGGGCCGCCAGGGGTGTCGACTACGACCGGGTGCGGGAGATCAAGTTCGGTGCGCTGAGGGCGTCGTTCGAGCGGTTCCTCGTCGAGGAGTGGGCGCGCGACTCGGCGAGAGCCGCTGATCTCAGGCGATTTGCCGACCAGCAGCGCTGGTGGCTGGACGACTACGCGCTCTTCCGGGCCCTGCACGACATGGCGGGTGGAAGGAAGTGGCAGGAGTGGCCTGACGGGGTTCGCGACCGGAATCCGGAGGCGCTCGTCCGCGCGCGGCACGAACTCGACCAGGAAGTGCTGTTCCGCCAGTACCTGCAGTGGATCGCGCATGGCCAGTGGCAGGACGCCAGATCGGCCGCGCGGGCCATCAGGGTGTTCGGCGATTTTCCGTTCGGCGTCGCTGCCGACAGCGCCGACGTGTGGGCTCACCAGGAGTTGTTCTCGTTCGAGGGCACCATTGGCGCGCCGCCCGATGCGTTCAGTGACGAGGGGCAGAACTGGCGCCTGCCGGTGTATCGATGGGACATGATGGCCGCCCGGCAGTACGAGTGGTTCACACGGCGTGCGCGTCGCGTCGCCGATCTGTTCGACGGCTATCGCGTCGATCATGTTGTGGGACTGTTTCGCACGTGGATGTTCCCGCTCGGTGATCGGCCGCCCCGGTTCATCCCGTCTGACCAGGCCGATCAGCTCGTCCAGGGCCAGGCGGTGTTGCGCGCGCTGATGGCCTGTGGCGCCGAAGTGGTGGCCGAAGACCTGGGCACGATCCCGGATTTCGTGCGTGCGGCGCTGCGCTCGCTGAACATTCCGGGTTACCGGGTGCTGCGGTGGGAGCGAGAGTGGGACGCGCCCGGCCAGCTGTTCAGGAATCCGCGCGACTACCCGGCCTGCTCCCTGGCGACGTCGGGCACGCACGATACCGACACGCTGGCGGTGTGGTGGAATCTGCTCGACGTGGACGAGCGGACCGCGGCACTGACGGCGATAGGTGCGACGACGACCGATCCCGGCATCGTGTTTGGGCCCGAGGTGCGCGACCAACTGCTTGAAGCGCTCTACGCATCCGGATCAGATCTGCTCGTGCTGCCCATCCAGGATGTGTTTGGCTGGACCGACCGCATCAACGTGCCCGCCGTCATCGACGACATCAACTGGACGTGGAAGCTGCCGTGGGCGGTCGATGATTTCGGCGCGCACCCCGAGGCGACGGCGCGATGTGCGGCCCTCAAAGGATGGAGCATTCGCTACGCCCGCGTCCCGTGA
- a CDS encoding DinB family protein, which translates to MKRLFAVLTLAMLIALPIAAQAQPPAPSAAPAATAQAAPAGPTEPLSRVIFNGYNAIKRNLTESAAKVPEADYSFQPTKDVRNFAQMFDHVANSQFSYCAAAKGEANPNKDDFEKTATTKAAAVKALADSFAYCDTVYGTLTDAKALEMIKVGQNESPRAGRLIANTAHLNEHYGNLVTMMRLKGMVPPSTERAQQIRK; encoded by the coding sequence ATGAAACGCCTGTTTGCCGTTCTCACGCTTGCCATGCTCATTGCCTTGCCCATTGCCGCACAGGCGCAACCGCCCGCGCCGTCGGCTGCACCTGCCGCCACGGCACAGGCCGCTCCCGCGGGGCCGACCGAACCGTTGAGCCGGGTCATCTTCAACGGGTACAACGCCATCAAGCGGAACCTCACCGAATCGGCCGCCAAGGTGCCGGAAGCCGACTATTCGTTCCAGCCGACCAAGGATGTGCGGAACTTCGCCCAGATGTTCGACCACGTGGCGAATTCGCAGTTCAGCTACTGCGCGGCCGCCAAGGGCGAGGCCAATCCGAACAAGGACGACTTCGAGAAGACGGCGACCACCAAAGCGGCAGCCGTCAAGGCGCTGGCCGATTCGTTTGCGTACTGCGACACCGTCTATGGCACGCTGACTGACGCGAAAGCGCTCGAGATGATCAAGGTCGGGCAGAACGAGAGTCCCCGCGCTGGCCGCCTGATCGCCAATACGGCGCATCTCAACGAGCACTACGGAAACCTCGTGACTATGATGCGCCTCAAGGGGATGGTGCCGCCCTCGACCGAGCGCGCGCAGCAGATCCGCAAGTAA